The DNA window CGAAGCCGCCGAGGAGGACCTTCTCGGCTGTTTCGACGCGGAGCCCTGGGCGTGCCTCGATGCCCTTCGCCGCCTGGGCAGCGAGCGGACGACGGGGTTCCTTCGCACCCATCCGGGCATGGCGACCGCCGCCTGGCGCGGCGAAGCACTCGCCCTGTTGGCGGTGCTCGAAGACACGCCCTCTCTCGATGGGGGTGGCTTGGACCAGGAGGTGCTCGCGAGCCTCCAGCCCGTCTTTGACGACGCGGCCTTCGTCGAGGTCTCTCGCCTCGCGCTCCAGACGCAACATCCCTTGCGGCTCCAGGCCATCGGACAACTCGGCCGCGAGTCCCGGCGACGCACCTTGCGCCCCCTGGGACAGTTGTTGCTCGATATCGACGAGCAAGTCCGGTCCGCGGCGCAGCAGGCCATTGTCCAGGTGGGGCGCGGGCTCCATGCCAGTGGCCGCATGCGTCTGCTGGGAATGCCCGCTCGCGAATCCGCGGAGGAAGCCGGTGCCCGACTCCTCACGGAATGTCTGCTCGAACAACTCCAGCAGCGGGACCTGAGTGACGCGCAGCTTGAACGCGTGCTGGGCCAGCTCGTCGGGCGGACGCATTCATGGCTCGCGCGGCGACTGCGGCGCTTTCTTCGCCATGGGAGCGTGCAGGTGCAGAAGCTGGCGCTGGAGTGCCTGGCACACTCTGGCGACGCGCGGGCCGTGGCCTGGCTGGTGCCCTTCGCGCGCTCGGAGGACATCTATCGCCTGAGGCAGGCGCTGAGCGGGCTTGGGGTGTTCAAGGTGGAGTGGGCTGTGCCCTTCCTCGCGCAGGGGCTCGCGCATCCCAACATGAACATCAAGAAGACCGCCGCCGAGGCGCTCGCGATGGCAGGCCCGGGCTCGCCGGCCCCCATCGGGGTGATGCTGGACTGGCTCCGACGCCATGACAACCCAGGCCTGCGCGAGTCCCTCGTCCGCGCACTCCGCGCCACCTGCGCACGGGGCTATGTGGCGACCCTCCTCGATGCGCTCCAGGGAGCAGGCACTCCTCGTGAGCGGGAGCTGCTGTGTGAGGCGCTCTCTGGAGTGCTGTCGCCCCAGGCACTCGTGGCGCTGCTGCGCCAAGGGGCGCCCTGCGCGACGGTGCTGAGTGAGGCGGTCTTCGGCGGAGTCATCGAGCTCTCGCCACAAGCACACGCGGAACTGGTGGCGCTGTTGCGCCGCCATGGGCTGTCGGACCGGATTCCCGCCACGTCCGAGGCCCCCCAGCAGGCGAGACTGCTCCGTGAGCGGCGCCTGGACGAAGACCTGGCGTGGATGGATGACGTGCTGTCGTCCAGGGACGCGGGCGTGCTCGAAGCCGCGGCGGAGGACCTGACCAGGCTGCTCTCGGCGCTGGGCGGCTCGGGTCTCACGGACGCTCGCGCGGCCGTCCTGCTGCGGCACCTCGATAGACTTCTCCCCCTGCTGGCCAGTACGCACTCCGCATCACGGCGACTGGCACTTGGGCTGTTGAGAGCGCTCTCCGGACGTTTGTCCGAGACCGAGCGCGTGGGGGCGCTCGCGGAGGTCCGGCGTGCGTGGGCAGAGGGCCGGCTCGAACCACACGAAGCCCTCACGGCCCTGTACACGCAGGGGGCCGTGCCGTCCTTGGAGGAGGCGCGGATGGCTTCAGCACTCCCGGAGGAGCCGGTGGCCCTGTGGGGGGCGGAGCGGCTTGTCCTCGCGGAGGAGTGGTCCAGCCCTCGATTGCTGGAGGCACTGACGCAGGCCCGTTCCCTCGCGGTTCAGCGGTTCTTCGTGCCGTACGCGCTGCGGGAGGTTCCGCCGCTCCAGGTCCTGGCCATCGCTGTGCGGGAGCCGAACGTGGACCTGCTCACGGCGGTCCGAAAAGCGTGGGACGCGCGTGTTCCAGAGGACGCGCTCCTCGATGCGCTGGTGCTCGCTGTCGACTCAGGGGCGTCCGCACACGTGGGGCCCCTCGTGCGGTGGATGGCGGACATCGGAACAGAAGCGGCACGTGCGGCGCTGCGGCGACTCGCGCGCCACACGAATCGCGGGATTGCCCTCGCCGCGCTCGCGGTACTCGAAGCCCCTGCTTCGGGAGAGGACGAGGCATTGTTCGTGGACCTGCTGTCCCACGACCCCATCGAGGTCCGCCGACAGGCCGCGAGACAGCTCTGGCGAGTGCGGGGCCTGCCTCGACTCCAGTCGCTCCTCGACACGCTTGGCGAAGCGCGGCCACTCCGATGGGTGCCTCCTGGCGCGATGGACCGGCGGGAGCTGGAAGCCCTCCGTGCGCGGCTCGGCACCGTCGAACACGGAGTGGAGGGAGACGTCTGGCTGGAATCCCTGTTGGAGCTGCTCGAGGGGCTCGGTCCGAAGCCGAGTCTGCTCCCGACCCAGGTCCTGCTCCTGCTCGACGTGTGGCGACTGGGCCGAGGGCGGGCTGAGAAGAGAGCGGCGGCCTTGCTTCGCTCGTACCCGGCGACGCGGGTGCTGCCCTTCATCCTCCCGATGCTTCGCGAAGGACACACCGCGGTGCTCCAGGTCCTCCCGGGCGACACCGCATGGGGTCCTGAGTTGATGGCGTTGTTCCTCCGGGCACGAGGCCTGGACAGGACACACTTCCTGGAGTGGCTCCAGCGAGGAGCCTCCGCCCAAGGGCGCGACGGCCGGACGCTGGAGGACGCGCTCCTGGAAATCGTCGACGAAGACGAGGGTCACCGCGAGCTGGCGTCGCGAGTCCTCGGTGGGCTTGCGTCATGGGGGAACCGCGACGACGCCTTCCGCCTGGGAGACCGTCTCATCGTGTTGGCGAACAGCAAGGAT is part of the Myxococcus landrumus genome and encodes:
- a CDS encoding HEAT repeat domain-containing protein; this translates as MSLTKGWGALPVEAEVAWLIAEVLREPTRLTSFPRGERLLRAIQRLSPADASDAGALVDALCSHRDPEIQLEGLRHLGNALESGLVTLTRALELSIRVFGATDERVALRAAELLAEPWAARPEHFASHRLPPLPPGRAERIVLASLRVLARRGDAAALRLVLEDSRQSNAVRREALALLAPFAGPSELALALHLSREDPLFFGPTCAGVLQTLYRRGVRCEPDDVPGVCELFLSSPAVAPTVIAEVLSLRQREYVDSLETLSPSSLDFSRHLSLLRELEGPEAFSLLRALLVRPEAHPVRPDIIEALGHQGHEAAEEDLLGCFDAEPWACLDALRRLGSERTTGFLRTHPGMATAAWRGEALALLAVLEDTPSLDGGGLDQEVLASLQPVFDDAAFVEVSRLALQTQHPLRLQAIGQLGRESRRRTLRPLGQLLLDIDEQVRSAAQQAIVQVGRGLHASGRMRLLGMPARESAEEAGARLLTECLLEQLQQRDLSDAQLERVLGQLVGRTHSWLARRLRRFLRHGSVQVQKLALECLAHSGDARAVAWLVPFARSEDIYRLRQALSGLGVFKVEWAVPFLAQGLAHPNMNIKKTAAEALAMAGPGSPAPIGVMLDWLRRHDNPGLRESLVRALRATCARGYVATLLDALQGAGTPRERELLCEALSGVLSPQALVALLRQGAPCATVLSEAVFGGVIELSPQAHAELVALLRRHGLSDRIPATSEAPQQARLLRERRLDEDLAWMDDVLSSRDAGVLEAAAEDLTRLLSALGGSGLTDARAAVLLRHLDRLLPLLASTHSASRRLALGLLRALSGRLSETERVGALAEVRRAWAEGRLEPHEALTALYTQGAVPSLEEARMASALPEEPVALWGAERLVLAEEWSSPRLLEALTQARSLAVQRFFVPYALREVPPLQVLAIAVREPNVDLLTAVRKAWDARVPEDALLDALVLAVDSGASAHVGPLVRWMADIGTEAARAALRRLARHTNRGIALAALAVLEAPASGEDEALFVDLLSHDPIEVRRQAARQLWRVRGLPRLQSLLDTLGEARPLRWVPPGAMDRRELEALRARLGTVEHGVEGDVWLESLLELLEGLGPKPSLLPTQVLLLLDVWRLGRGRAEKRAAALLRSYPATRVLPFILPMLREGHTAVLQVLPGDTAWGPELMALFLRARGLDRTHFLEWLQRGASAQGRDGRTLEDALLEIVDEDEGHRELASRVLGGLASWGNRDDAFRLGDRLIVLANSKDDAWAMAALANGLERQGPEVRVALLSRVTSPTLRTEVVDRLAPLLLDDSSLERSLTAEMMRDVERKLETLAWEAPEPEPAAMKWMVLRRKPRVVERLTGLLTHRKSSVRMQAHRLLKNLVPRETYLELTCALLADTEAGHVVRAIRMLAFGGHLLAVSQIATLLHDRRNPVARAARDALLVMGDAALPILRGELAHARPDRREPLAQVISSLTPTMRDGAP